A part of Arthrobacter dokdonellae genomic DNA contains:
- a CDS encoding acyl-CoA thioesterase translates to MAKDSRHDGGLRLTVNVPMRWGDMDAYGHINNVEVLRIMEEARIHAFGPPAGTGLPGVDVELPIFSDLPEGTQALVVEHRVKYLVPLNYRNVPARIEVWISAVKGASLTVAYAIFDPVTRVKCAMAETTIAFFHEGSGTVLRIAAEKKAQLAPLLGEANFH, encoded by the coding sequence ATGGCAAAGGATTCAAGGCACGACGGCGGCCTGCGGCTCACCGTGAACGTTCCCATGCGCTGGGGGGACATGGACGCGTACGGACACATCAACAACGTGGAGGTGCTGCGCATCATGGAGGAGGCCCGCATCCACGCGTTCGGCCCCCCGGCGGGCACCGGGCTGCCGGGCGTCGACGTGGAGCTGCCCATCTTTTCCGACCTGCCGGAAGGCACGCAGGCGCTGGTGGTCGAGCACCGGGTGAAGTACCTGGTGCCGCTGAACTACCGCAACGTCCCGGCCCGGATCGAGGTGTGGATCAGCGCGGTCAAGGGGGCCAGCCTCACAGTGGCCTACGCCATTTTCGATCCGGTCACCCGCGTGAAGTGCGCCATGGCGGAAACCACCATCGCGTTCTTCCACGAGGGAAGCGGGACCGTCCTGCGCATTGCGGCGGAAAAGAAGGCGCAGCTGGCACCGCTTCTCGGCGAGGCGAACTTTCACTGA
- a CDS encoding NADPH-dependent F420 reductase — protein sequence MTTLGIIGAGHIGSQIARKAVQLGYDVVISNSRGPETLAGLVEELGPRARAATAREAAEAADFAVVTVPLKSYLDIPAEPLAGKVVIDTNNYYWERDGRVPALDNGEATTSGLLQAHLAESKVAKGFNHILAADITTAGTPAGTENRRALATASDHADAADLVTRLYDEFGFDTVNIGTLSESWRVERDRPAYVVRQNAAELAENLAKAPRVV from the coding sequence ATGACAACACTGGGAATCATCGGGGCAGGACACATCGGCAGCCAGATTGCACGCAAGGCGGTACAGCTTGGGTATGACGTGGTCATCAGCAATTCGCGGGGGCCGGAAACCCTCGCCGGCCTCGTGGAGGAGCTGGGCCCGCGCGCCCGGGCCGCCACGGCACGGGAAGCGGCGGAGGCGGCCGATTTCGCCGTCGTCACGGTCCCCCTGAAGAGCTACCTGGACATTCCGGCGGAACCGCTGGCCGGCAAGGTGGTCATTGACACCAACAACTACTATTGGGAACGCGACGGCCGCGTTCCCGCCCTGGACAACGGCGAGGCCACCACCTCCGGTCTGCTGCAGGCGCACCTGGCGGAGTCAAAGGTGGCCAAGGGCTTCAACCATATCCTGGCAGCGGACATCACCACCGCCGGCACGCCCGCAGGCACCGAAAACCGCCGGGCCCTGGCCACCGCCAGCGACCACGCGGACGCCGCGGACCTGGTCACACGCCTGTACGACGAGTTCGGCTTCGACACCGTGAACATCGGGACGCTGTCCGAGAGCTGGCGGGTGGAACGCGACCGCCCGGCCTACGTGGTGCGGCAAAACGCGGCAGAGCTCGCCGAGAACCTGGCGAAGGCGCCGCGGGTGGTTTAG
- a CDS encoding metal-dependent hydrolase — protein MMGPHHAACGAAAWLALTTRFHVDTGGAAAVLPFLPHGFDVGLGLLHVGAAGVLAGTIVTAGAALLPDADHRKATIAHSLPPVSNAMCVQVGRLSGGHRHGTHSLLGLAVFVFISMLAGMWTAHLEPFGVIYPGAGVLTVLLASFAAKALKFIPDTMRRFPWVLGIAVGVFITFFAPQDQFWFPLAVGLGAAVHVAGDMLTTGGCNLLWPLRIRPPRLARKLPLVPFLWKRNGNVALPVLGNAGSWREWTLLVPLSGYVGLGIVGTAARWLG, from the coding sequence ATGATGGGACCCCACCACGCCGCCTGCGGGGCCGCCGCCTGGCTGGCGCTGACCACCCGCTTCCACGTTGACACGGGTGGTGCCGCCGCGGTGCTGCCGTTCCTGCCGCACGGGTTCGACGTCGGACTGGGGCTTTTGCACGTCGGCGCCGCCGGGGTGCTGGCCGGCACCATCGTCACGGCGGGCGCGGCGCTGCTGCCCGACGCCGACCACCGGAAGGCCACGATTGCGCACTCGCTGCCGCCGGTCTCCAACGCCATGTGCGTCCAGGTGGGGCGCCTGTCCGGCGGGCACCGGCATGGCACCCACTCCCTGCTGGGCCTGGCCGTCTTTGTGTTCATCTCCATGCTGGCGGGAATGTGGACCGCGCACCTGGAACCTTTCGGCGTGATCTATCCCGGAGCCGGGGTCCTGACCGTGCTGCTGGCGTCGTTCGCGGCCAAGGCCCTGAAGTTCATCCCCGACACCATGCGCAGGTTTCCGTGGGTCCTGGGGATCGCCGTGGGCGTTTTCATCACCTTCTTCGCCCCGCAGGACCAGTTCTGGTTCCCGCTGGCGGTGGGGCTGGGCGCGGCGGTGCATGTTGCCGGGGACATGCTGACCACGGGCGGCTGCAATCTGTTGTGGCCGCTGCGGATCCGACCCCCGCGGCTGGCGCGGAAACTGCCGCTGGTGCCCTTCTTGTGGAAACGCAACGGCAATGTGGCGCTGCCCGTCCTCGGCAACGCCGGTTCCTGGCGCGAATGGACGCTGCTGGTTCCTCTCAGCGGCTACGTGGGGCTGGGGATCGTGGGCACTGCCGCGCGCTGGCTGGGATGA